One window of the Candidatus Chryseobacterium colombiense genome contains the following:
- a CDS encoding DUF3820 family protein, with the protein MNPEILKEICVVKMPFGKYEGTILADLPISYLEWFYRKGMPKGKLGMQLSTIYEIKLNGLMDLLIPLRGGTVNYDKVKPKTFKF; encoded by the coding sequence ATAAACCCTGAAATATTAAAAGAAATTTGTGTTGTTAAAATGCCTTTCGGGAAATACGAAGGGACAATTTTAGCAGATTTGCCGATAAGTTATCTCGAATGGTTTTATCGTAAAGGAATGCCAAAAGGAAAACTAGGTATGCAGCTCTCAACGATTTATGAAATTAAACTCAACGGTTTGATGGATCTTTTAATTCCTCTTCGAGGAGGAACTGTAAACTATGATAAGGTAAAGCCAAAAACATTTAAGTTTTAA
- a CDS encoding AI-2E family transporter: protein MNKDKQISSIAIKQVALLAIILILAGLICFNLALFIPSVLGAITIYVVCRKYNFYLQEEKKWKPWLASLVLMLASLIILILPIYFIGDLLIEKLGNAQAYMDKFNVFLEKIHSYIYSKVGFDILSKENMDKLKSNVGQFSTKALSGTFNTLTVIMSMYFILYFMLERPRFFERIISSSAPLKRANVSLIGEKMRKLIIANAIGIPVVAMGQGLVGLVGYFIFGAPSPVLLFALTAAASMIPIVGAAIVYVPICIFMIAEGNTGQGIGLAIYCLVIVGLTDNLLRFTLLKKLEDIHPLNTVFGIIMGMNLFGFMGLIFGPILISLTLLLIQVYRDEFSEESTPELKLPGDEEETDNKIDIIV, encoded by the coding sequence ATGAATAAAGATAAACAGATAAGCAGTATTGCCATAAAGCAGGTTGCCTTACTTGCAATCATTCTAATTTTAGCGGGATTAATTTGCTTTAATCTTGCTCTTTTTATTCCTTCTGTATTGGGCGCGATTACCATTTATGTCGTTTGCCGAAAGTATAATTTCTACCTTCAGGAGGAGAAAAAATGGAAACCCTGGCTTGCTTCTTTGGTGTTAATGCTTGCTAGTTTAATAATCCTCATTCTGCCTATTTATTTTATTGGCGATCTTTTGATCGAAAAATTGGGAAATGCACAGGCTTATATGGATAAGTTTAATGTGTTTCTGGAAAAAATACACTCCTATATTTATTCAAAAGTAGGATTTGATATTTTAAGCAAAGAAAACATGGATAAACTGAAAAGTAATGTAGGACAGTTCTCAACCAAAGCGTTGAGCGGTACTTTCAATACGCTTACAGTGATTATGTCGATGTATTTTATTCTTTACTTTATGCTGGAAAGACCCAGGTTTTTTGAAAGAATAATATCTTCTTCGGCTCCTCTTAAAAGAGCAAATGTATCGTTGATTGGAGAGAAGATGCGAAAACTGATTATCGCAAATGCTATCGGAATTCCGGTTGTTGCAATGGGACAAGGATTAGTAGGTTTGGTAGGATACTTTATTTTTGGTGCGCCAAGTCCTGTTCTGCTTTTTGCTCTCACTGCAGCGGCGTCCATGATCCCGATTGTAGGTGCAGCAATTGTATATGTTCCGATCTGTATTTTTATGATTGCAGAAGGAAATACGGGACAAGGAATCGGATTAGCTATTTATTGTCTTGTCATTGTAGGATTGACTGATAATCTATTGCGATTTACGTTGTTAAAAAAACTAGAAGATATTCATCCTTTAAATACCGTTTTCGGCATTATCATGGGAATGAACCTATTTGGCTTTATGGGCCTTATTTTTGGACCGATTCTGATCTCTTTAACGCTTCTTTTAATCCAGGTATACAGAGATGAATTTTCTGAAGAAAGTACGCCGGAACTTAAACTTCCGGGTGATGAGGAAGAAACAGATAATAAAATTGATATAATAGTATAA
- a CDS encoding beta-carotene 15,15'-monooxygenase, giving the protein MSEFNEFDQQGSVPNRDTGSIISHAFEMYKGIFLYAIVSMIIYVIADSILESIVGFNLWSFGENIRDSNGDFSNYRYHYSPGFSLYYSFSGVLGALLSPIYVGLIYMTNKYNNKATIEFSDLFIGYRQNFVNILIYSLITHVVLRIALAMCGIPFFLVFPFFLLGYPILLFENASALDAMGKAYNIAKDNYGTFFVVSLLGLILSFCGLLACCIGVLLTGAFMTTVMYSAYCAYLGKPRQITYNK; this is encoded by the coding sequence ATGTCTGAATTTAACGAATTTGACCAGCAAGGCTCTGTACCTAATCGTGATACCGGATCTATTATTTCTCATGCTTTCGAAATGTATAAAGGTATTTTTCTATATGCAATTGTAAGTATGATCATCTATGTGATTGCAGACTCAATTCTGGAATCTATTGTAGGATTTAATCTTTGGAGTTTTGGAGAGAATATCAGAGACTCCAACGGAGATTTTTCCAATTACAGGTATCATTATTCACCTGGATTTTCCCTGTATTATTCTTTTTCCGGAGTTTTAGGGGCCCTGTTGTCTCCGATATATGTGGGATTGATTTATATGACCAATAAGTATAACAATAAAGCGACCATAGAATTTTCAGACCTTTTTATAGGCTACAGGCAAAACTTTGTGAATATTCTTATTTATAGTTTAATTACCCATGTTGTACTAAGAATTGCATTGGCTATGTGCGGAATTCCGTTCTTTTTGGTTTTCCCTTTCTTCTTGTTGGGATATCCTATTCTACTTTTTGAAAATGCTTCGGCATTAGATGCAATGGGAAAAGCATATAATATTGCAAAAGACAATTACGGAACGTTCTTTGTAGTTTCACTTTTAGGACTCATATTAAGCTTTTGTGGTCTTTTGGCATGTTGTATTGGAGTGCTTTTAACGGGTGCATTCATGACGACTGTAATGTATTCCGCTTACTGTGCTTATTTGGGAAAACCAAGGCAGATAACGTATAATAAATAA
- a CDS encoding aminodeoxychorismate synthase component I — MFSMNHQKFMEMDELSLQKVPYFFIIDFLGENVEIFKEDDIKKSGLLIDFQNFSNTESPSELNKKVEWKSFPETQENFEKGFNEVQKNIRFGNSYLVNYTRKTKIETNLTLKEIFYHSTAKYKVFYKDFFVFFSPETFVKIIDGKILTYPMKGTIDASLDNAAEILKNDKKEKAEHYTVVDLLRNDLSMVADDVKVDKFQYIDFIKTQQKDLFAMSSEISGSIKPEFNGKIGSIMKTLLPAGSILGAPKPKTLEIILNAEGYERGYYTGVCGWFDGKNLDSCVMIRFIEKEGENLYFKSGGGITHMSKLEDEYQEMKNKIYVPIH, encoded by the coding sequence ATGTTTTCAATGAATCATCAAAAATTTATGGAAATGGACGAACTTTCCCTCCAGAAAGTTCCTTATTTCTTCATCATCGATTTTCTTGGCGAAAATGTAGAAATCTTTAAAGAAGATGATATTAAAAAATCAGGATTACTTATTGATTTTCAAAACTTTTCAAACACAGAAAGTCCTTCAGAGCTTAATAAAAAAGTGGAATGGAAATCTTTTCCGGAAACTCAGGAAAACTTTGAAAAGGGATTTAATGAAGTTCAGAAAAATATTCGTTTCGGAAACTCGTATCTCGTTAATTATACCCGAAAAACCAAAATTGAAACGAATTTAACACTTAAAGAAATTTTTTATCATTCCACTGCAAAATACAAGGTTTTTTATAAAGATTTTTTTGTATTTTTTTCTCCTGAAACTTTTGTAAAGATTATTGATGGAAAAATTCTGACCTATCCTATGAAAGGAACGATTGATGCTTCTTTGGATAATGCGGCAGAAATCCTGAAAAATGATAAAAAAGAAAAAGCAGAACATTACACTGTAGTGGATTTGCTTAGAAATGATCTGAGCATGGTTGCAGACGATGTGAAAGTGGATAAATTCCAATATATTGATTTTATAAAAACACAACAAAAAGATTTATTTGCCATGAGCTCTGAAATTTCAGGATCTATAAAGCCTGAATTTAATGGAAAGATAGGCAGCATTATGAAAACACTCCTTCCTGCCGGTTCTATTTTAGGTGCTCCCAAACCCAAAACTTTAGAAATTATTCTTAATGCGGAAGGATATGAAAGAGGATATTACACTGGAGTTTGCGGATGGTTTGATGGAAAAAACCTTGACAGCTGTGTAATGATACGTTTTATTGAAAAAGAAGGTGAAAATCTTTATTTCAAAAGCGGAGGCGGAATAACGCATATGAGTAAATTAGAAGACGAATATCAGGAAATGAAAAACAAAATATATGTCCCAATTCATTGA
- a CDS encoding aminotransferase class IV: MSQFIESIKVEDQKIFLLEFHQKRINQTFSHFGKEGSIDLKKIYDHLEHDEDGLFKLRLVYDLDKKIRTQMIPYAIPEIADFQLVENNSYDYSFKFEDRKELEKMKMKAKAEEIIIVKNNHITDTSFSNILFLKGKDWFTPSTYLLNGVQRQNLLKHKKIKETEITLQNIKQFSHFQLINALNDFDDMFVYPIDRIINLPDNEEYLDI, translated from the coding sequence ATGTCCCAATTCATTGAGAGCATTAAAGTAGAAGATCAGAAAATTTTTCTTCTGGAATTTCATCAAAAACGGATCAATCAGACCTTTTCACATTTTGGAAAAGAAGGCTCTATTGATCTGAAAAAAATATATGATCATCTTGAACATGATGAAGATGGCCTTTTTAAGCTTAGATTGGTGTATGATCTCGATAAAAAGATACGTACACAGATGATTCCTTATGCTATTCCTGAAATTGCAGATTTTCAGCTGGTGGAAAATAACAGCTATGATTATTCCTTTAAGTTTGAAGACCGAAAGGAGTTGGAAAAGATGAAAATGAAAGCTAAAGCTGAAGAGATCATCATCGTAAAAAATAACCATATTACGGACACTTCTTTCTCTAACATTCTGTTTTTAAAAGGAAAAGACTGGTTTACTCCTTCTACATATCTTCTGAACGGTGTACAAAGACAGAATTTACTAAAACATAAAAAGATAAAAGAGACCGAAATTACTTTGCAAAACATCAAACAGTTTTCACATTTCCAGCTGATTAATGCCCTGAATGACTTTGATGATATGTTTGTGTATCCTATCGACAGAATTATCAATCTTCCCGACAATGAAGAATACTTAGATATTTAA
- the menD gene encoding 2-succinyl-5-enolpyruvyl-6-hydroxy-3-cyclohexene-1-carboxylic-acid synthase, which yields MKKYSSKRSIQILAHLLQQYGISDIVISPGSRNAPLAIHFSEMDNFHCYSIVDERSAAFVGMGMAKSEKKPVAITCTSGSAAANYYPAITEAFYQNIPLLILTADRPTDFVDLFDGQTIRQNNIFHQHSYGDFQLLEDGKENAEDLNFETIKKAIELCFEKQGPVHINIPLEEPLYELVSELPAFPTVEKTIKHKEYEIPSNLIAEWNTSQRIMLLVGTKDYSPELENQLTQLVKNHSVVVLSEANSNLHHEKFFKHIDRYIFNFTEEDYKTYAPDLLITVGQNVVSKKVKQFLRKAHPKQHWHLDEVWQPDTYFSLTEKIEVKPEVFFAKLLKFVSLEPRPYYNLWDVLRDKKDAKHESFLNKIDFSDFYFFNKASQTIPENYNIHFSNSSAIRYAQLFDFGKSKIYCNRGTSGIDGSTSTAMGFAIKNANPTLLITGDLSFFYDINGLWNQYIPPFVRVIIFNNGEGNIFKIIPGPGNANPNTLDEFIATKHHKNAEYLAKHFGFSYIKVEDELTLDRVMENFFKADTQPKILEVNTSGKNSADILKAYFDFMK from the coding sequence ATGAAAAAATATTCTTCTAAGAGGAGTATACAGATACTCGCACACCTTCTTCAACAGTACGGAATTTCAGATATTGTTATCTCGCCGGGGTCCAGAAATGCTCCTTTGGCGATTCATTTTTCAGAAATGGATAATTTCCATTGTTACAGTATTGTAGATGAAAGAAGTGCAGCTTTTGTAGGAATGGGAATGGCAAAGAGTGAGAAAAAACCGGTTGCGATTACCTGTACAAGCGGTTCTGCTGCAGCCAATTATTATCCTGCCATTACAGAAGCTTTTTATCAGAATATCCCATTATTGATTTTAACAGCAGACCGACCGACGGATTTTGTAGATCTTTTTGATGGACAAACCATCAGACAGAACAATATTTTTCATCAGCATTCATACGGAGATTTCCAGCTTTTGGAAGACGGTAAAGAAAATGCAGAAGATCTTAATTTTGAAACGATTAAAAAAGCTATTGAGCTTTGTTTTGAAAAACAAGGACCGGTTCACATTAATATTCCTTTGGAAGAACCATTATATGAGCTGGTTTCTGAACTTCCTGCTTTTCCAACGGTGGAAAAGACAATTAAGCATAAAGAGTATGAGATTCCCTCCAATTTGATTGCAGAATGGAATACTTCCCAAAGGATTATGCTTTTGGTTGGAACAAAAGATTACAGCCCGGAACTAGAAAACCAGCTTACACAATTGGTTAAAAATCATTCTGTAGTGGTATTGAGTGAGGCGAATTCTAATCTGCATCACGAAAAATTCTTTAAACATATTGACCGTTATATTTTTAATTTTACTGAGGAAGATTATAAAACATACGCTCCGGACTTATTGATTACAGTAGGTCAGAATGTTGTATCCAAAAAAGTAAAACAATTTTTAAGAAAAGCACATCCAAAACAACATTGGCATTTGGATGAGGTGTGGCAGCCAGATACTTATTTTTCTTTAACAGAGAAAATTGAAGTAAAACCCGAAGTTTTCTTTGCCAAGCTTTTAAAGTTTGTGAGTCTTGAACCCAGGCCGTATTATAACCTTTGGGATGTTTTAAGAGATAAGAAAGATGCTAAACATGAGTCTTTCCTGAATAAGATTGATTTCTCGGACTTCTATTTCTTTAATAAAGCTTCTCAAACAATTCCCGAGAATTACAATATTCATTTCAGCAACAGTTCGGCCATAAGATACGCACAGCTGTTTGATTTCGGGAAGAGTAAAATTTATTGCAACAGAGGGACCAGCGGAATTGATGGATCTACCTCTACAGCAATGGGATTTGCGATAAAAAATGCCAATCCTACTTTGCTGATTACCGGAGATCTGAGTTTCTTCTATGATATCAATGGTCTTTGGAATCAATATATTCCTCCATTTGTAAGGGTGATTATTTTTAATAATGGAGAAGGAAATATCTTTAAAATTATTCCCGGACCTGGAAATGCAAATCCCAATACATTAGATGAATTTATTGCTACCAAACATCATAAGAATGCAGAGTATTTAGCCAAACATTTTGGTTTTTCTTATATTAAAGTTGAAGATGAACTTACGCTTGACAGAGTAATGGAGAATTTCTTCAAAGCGGATACACAACCAAAAATTCTGGAAGTCAATACGTCCGGAAAAAACAGTGCAGACATTCTAAAAGCTTATTTTGATTTTATGAAATAA
- a CDS encoding 2-oxoglutarate and iron-dependent oxygenase domain-containing protein: MDKIPSVDLRDFLSGEPERKQKFVNEIGKAYEEIGFVALKGHFLDDKLVSELYGEVKNFFELPTETKQKYEIPGIGGQRGYVGFGKETAKGFKKGDLKEFWHFGQYVSDDSKYKSEYPDNVIVEELPKFNEVGKEAYQMLEKTGQYVLRALALYLGLDEFYFDNKIAEGNSILRPIHYPPITEEPNDAVRAAAHGDINLITLLMGSQGKGLQVQNHNGEWIDAIAEPDELMINVGDMLSRHTNNKLKSTIHRVVNPPRELWRTSRYSIPFFMHPVSEMSLNALENCVDENNPKLYEDTTAGEFLHERLIELGLIKK, from the coding sequence ATGGATAAAATACCTAGTGTAGACCTGCGTGATTTCCTTTCGGGTGAACCGGAACGCAAACAGAAATTTGTAAATGAAATCGGAAAAGCTTATGAAGAAATCGGATTTGTTGCCTTAAAAGGGCACTTCTTAGATGATAAGCTTGTAAGTGAATTGTATGGAGAGGTTAAAAACTTTTTTGAACTTCCAACGGAAACGAAACAGAAGTATGAAATTCCGGGAATTGGTGGACAAAGAGGTTATGTAGGATTCGGAAAAGAAACCGCTAAAGGTTTCAAAAAAGGAGACTTGAAAGAATTTTGGCATTTCGGACAGTATGTGTCTGATGATTCAAAATATAAAAGTGAGTACCCTGACAATGTAATCGTTGAAGAACTTCCAAAATTCAACGAAGTAGGTAAGGAAGCTTACCAAATGCTTGAAAAAACAGGACAGTATGTTCTGAGAGCACTTGCTCTGTATCTTGGTTTGGATGAATTTTATTTTGATAATAAAATTGCAGAAGGAAATTCAATTTTAAGACCTATTCATTACCCTCCAATCACAGAAGAACCGAATGATGCAGTAAGAGCTGCCGCACACGGAGATATCAACTTGATTACTCTTTTGATGGGTTCTCAGGGGAAAGGTCTTCAGGTTCAAAATCACAATGGAGAATGGATTGATGCGATTGCAGAACCGGACGAATTGATGATCAACGTTGGAGATATGCTTTCCAGACATACCAACAATAAACTGAAGTCAACTATTCACAGAGTGGTAAACCCACCAAGAGAATTATGGAGAACTTCAAGATATTCAATCCCATTCTTTATGCACCCGGTAAGCGAAATGTCTTTAAATGCTCTTGAAAACTGTGTGGACGAAAACAACCCTAAATTGTATGAAGACACAACTGCAGGAGAATTTTTACACGAAAGATTAATCGAGTTAGGATTAATAAAGAAATAA